The following are encoded in a window of Phaseolus vulgaris cultivar G19833 chromosome 3, P. vulgaris v2.0, whole genome shotgun sequence genomic DNA:
- the LOC137806861 gene encoding NEDD8-activating enzyme E1 catalytic subunit, translating into MADTSSRSRDLDKLLLRPGNLVGPRFEPGAELRDDLQAFAKVLVVGAGGLGCELLKDLALTGFRNLEVIDMDRIEVTNLNRQFLFRLEDVGKPKAEVAAKRVMERISGVQIVPHFCRIEDKEIEFYNDFSIIALGLDSIEARSYINTVACSFLEYDSDDNPREETIKPMVDGGTEGFKGHARVILPGITPCFECTIWLFPPQVKFPLCTLAETPRTAAHCIEYAHLIKWNEVHGGVDFDPDNPEHMKWVYDEAVKRAELFGIPGVTYSLTQGVVKNIIPAIASTNAIISAACALETLKIATECSKTLSNYLTYNGSEGLHTEVAEFERDKDCVVCGPGIRIELDTSITLQKFMDLLEEHPKLRLSKASIIHRGNNLYMQAPPVLEEMTRSNLSLSLFNLMGKLPKDVIHVNGMTIKNDQKFSCLRKLRVVFKGVDGVTDMDTAGGA; encoded by the exons ATGGCGGATACCTCGAGTCGATCCAGAGACCTCGACAAGCTCCTTCTCCGCCCTGGCAATCTCGTCGGTCCCAGGTTCGAACCTGGCGCCGAG TTGCGAGATGACCTTCAGGCCTTCGCCAAAGTGTTGGTGGTAGGGGCAGGAGGTTTGGGTTGCGAATTGTTGAAGGATTTAGCTCTCACTGGTTTCCGAAACCTTGAGGTCATTGATATGGATCGCATAGAGGTTACTAATCTCAACCGCCAATTCTTGTTCAG ACTTGAAGATGTTGGCAAACCCAAAGCCGAGGTTGCTGCCAAGCGGGTCATGGAGAGAATCAGTGGCGTGCAAATTGTGCCGCATTTTTGCAGGATTGAGGACAAGGAAATTGAATTTTACAACGATTTTAGCATTATTGCCCTTGGTCTTGATTCCATTGAGGCACGCAGCTATATCAATACTGTTGCCTGTAGTTTTCTAG AGTATGATTCTGATGATAATCCACGAGAAGAGACTATCAAACCTATGGTGGATGGTGGGACTGAAGGTTTCAAGGGCCATGCTAGGGTTATCTTGCCAGGGATCACTCCTTGCTTCGAGTGTACAATCTGGCTTTTTCCGCCTCAAGTAAAGTTTCCTTTGTGCACCCTGGCTGAAACCCCTAGAACTGCTGCCCACTGTATTGAATATGCTCACTTGATTAAGTGGAATGAA GTTCATGGCGGAGTGGATTTTGATCCAGATAATCCTGAGCATATGAAATGGGTTTATGACGAG GCCGTCAAGAGGGCTGAGCTTTTTGGTATTCCTGGAGTTACTTATTCTCTTACACAG GGTGTTGTGAAGAACATCATTCCAGCTATTGCTTCAACAAATGCTATTATATCAGCTGCATGTGCTCTAGAAACATTAAAGATTGCAACAGAGTGCAGCAAAACTTTGTCGAATTATTTAAC GTATAATGGATCAGAAGGCCTCCATACCGAAGTGGCAGAATTTGAAAGGGACAAGGACTGTGTTGTGTGTGGTCCTGGTATACGTATAGAACTGGATACCTCAATCACATTGCAAAAG TTCATGGATCTTTTGGAAGAACATCCTAAGTTGAGGTTATCAAAAGCTAGTATCATACATCGAGGAAATAATCTGTACATGCAAGCCCCCCCTGTTTTGGAAGAAATGACTCGATCAAACCTGAGTCTATCTCTTTTTAACCTCATGGGTAAACTGCCCAAGGATGTCATCCATGTGAATGGTATGACAATCAAGAACGACCAAAAGTTCTCTTGTTTGAGAAAATTGCGTGTTGTTTTCAAGGGAGTCGATGGGGTTACGGATATGGATACAGCTGGAGGAGCATAA